From a single Streptomyces sp. NBC_00377 genomic region:
- a CDS encoding response regulator transcription factor, which produces MTIRVLLADDQALLRATFRILIDSVEDLTVVAEAADGQEAVALTAEHRPDVVIMDIRMPHLDGVAATAAICARPELAGTHILVLTTFENDENVAKALRAGASGFLGKGVSPEILLAGIRTVAAGEALLSPAATQALISRFLATPDTDGFLALPDAVKALTDREREVVVLAAHGKSNAEIADELVVSPLTVRSHIHRAMTKLNARDRAQLVVVAYQSGLVKPRPHG; this is translated from the coding sequence ATGACGATCCGAGTCCTGCTCGCCGACGACCAGGCGCTCCTGCGCGCCACCTTCCGCATCCTCATCGACTCGGTCGAAGACCTCACCGTGGTCGCCGAGGCCGCCGACGGACAGGAGGCTGTCGCCCTGACCGCCGAGCACCGCCCCGATGTCGTCATCATGGACATCCGCATGCCGCACCTCGACGGGGTGGCCGCCACGGCCGCCATCTGCGCCCGGCCGGAACTCGCCGGTACGCACATCCTCGTCCTGACTACCTTCGAGAACGACGAGAACGTGGCCAAGGCCCTGCGCGCGGGTGCGAGCGGCTTCCTCGGCAAGGGCGTCAGCCCCGAGATCCTGCTGGCCGGCATCCGCACGGTCGCGGCCGGCGAGGCCCTCCTGTCACCCGCCGCCACGCAAGCCCTGATCAGCCGCTTCCTGGCCACCCCCGACACCGACGGCTTCCTCGCCCTCCCCGACGCCGTCAAGGCCCTGACCGACCGCGAGCGTGAAGTGGTCGTCCTGGCGGCCCACGGCAAATCCAACGCCGAAATCGCCGACGAGCTGGTGGTGAGCCCGCTGACCGTACGCAGCCACATCCACCGCGCCATGACCAAGCTGAACGCGCGCGACCGCGCCCAGCTCGTCGTCGTCGCGTACCAGAGTGGGCTGGTCAAGCCGCGTCCTCACGGCTGA
- a CDS encoding sensor histidine kinase — protein MCEHDFLDHSSRSAMNTIWQRWAAPRPQAAEAAALILLTALTLSGVVVTWAVRIRPPLWPALALSVLASGALHWRRTRPQLVLAVTLLCTVAQGALGYLLTPLLMGPLLTAQYSLSVHNPRRTSWNSALVVAFGMVATGLFDTRLHRSPVLSIVNPTAWVLLCAALGSYVRVRRAYAAARAEHASREREEEARHRVFQERMRIARELHDVVAHHLTLADAQAATAAHLARTHPDQALGIIGMLPQTTSAALRELKATVGLLRQDTDSDSDAGDNLAPAPGLRNLPDLVDACATAGLAVTVTVDGQASRLTPVLDLTAYRIVQEALTNVSKHAVTPTAQVHLAYTPHYLTLAITSDTVPSRPVSSAVPQGGFGLISMRERATAVGGTFHAGHHPHGGFVVACTLPLDSRDDSPDESPAT, from the coding sequence GTGTGTGAGCATGACTTCCTGGACCACTCCTCTCGGAGCGCGATGAACACGATCTGGCAGCGCTGGGCGGCGCCTCGTCCGCAAGCGGCCGAGGCCGCGGCACTGATCCTGCTGACGGCGCTGACGCTCTCCGGTGTCGTGGTCACCTGGGCCGTGAGGATCAGGCCCCCCCTGTGGCCGGCGCTCGCGCTGTCCGTCCTGGCCTCCGGCGCGCTGCACTGGCGCCGCACCCGGCCCCAGCTGGTACTGGCCGTCACCCTGTTGTGCACCGTGGCCCAGGGCGCGCTGGGCTACCTGCTGACGCCCCTCCTCATGGGTCCGCTTCTGACCGCGCAATACTCGCTGAGCGTCCACAACCCTCGCCGCACCTCCTGGAACAGCGCGCTGGTGGTCGCCTTCGGCATGGTGGCCACCGGCCTCTTCGATACCCGGCTCCACCGCTCCCCGGTCCTTTCCATCGTCAACCCCACAGCATGGGTACTGCTGTGCGCGGCCCTCGGCAGTTACGTCCGGGTGCGACGCGCGTACGCCGCTGCCCGCGCCGAGCACGCCTCCCGGGAGCGTGAGGAGGAGGCCCGGCACCGGGTGTTCCAGGAACGGATGCGCATCGCGCGGGAGTTGCACGACGTGGTCGCCCATCACCTCACTCTCGCCGACGCCCAGGCCGCCACCGCCGCCCACCTCGCCCGGACCCATCCCGACCAGGCGCTCGGCATCATCGGCATGCTGCCCCAGACCACTTCCGCCGCACTACGGGAACTCAAGGCCACCGTGGGCCTTCTGCGCCAGGACACCGACAGCGACAGCGACGCCGGTGACAACCTGGCCCCCGCGCCAGGGCTGCGGAACCTGCCCGACCTGGTCGACGCCTGCGCGACGGCGGGCCTGGCGGTAACCGTCACCGTCGACGGTCAGGCGAGCCGCCTGACGCCGGTGCTCGACCTGACGGCGTACCGGATCGTCCAGGAAGCCCTGACCAACGTCAGCAAGCACGCCGTCACCCCGACTGCCCAGGTCCACCTCGCCTACACCCCCCATTACCTCACCCTGGCCATCACCAGCGACACCGTCCCGAGCCGCCCGGTGAGCTCCGCCGTCCCCCAGGGCGGATTCGGTCTCATCAGCATGCGCGAGCGCGCCACCGCAGTGGGCGGCACCTTCCACGCCGGTCACCACCCACACGGCGGCTTCGTCGTCGCTTGCACCCTCCCGCTCGACAGCCGCGACGACAGTCCCGACGAAAGCCCCGCCACATGA